The Starkeya sp. ORNL1 DNA window CGGAAGCCGCCTTCAAGCGCAGTGCCCTTGCCGCCGGCAAACGGGGTCTGCCCGCCATCGGGCCAGGTGAAGTTCTCGGCGCCATTGTCGGTGGTGAACACCACGATGGTGTTGTCGTCGACGCCATTGTCCTTCAGGTACTTCATGACGGAGCCGACGATATCGTCGAGCTGGGCCATGCCGGCTTCCTCGATGCTCCAGCCGTTTTCCGGCGTGCGCATGGCTTCATACTTGTCGGACAGATGGGTCACGACATGCATGCGGGTGGGGTTCAGCCAGACGAAGAACGGCTTCTTGTCCGTCCGCGCCTTGTCCATGAATTTCAGGGTGTTATCGAGGATCTCGTCGTCCACCGTCTTCATCCGCTCGGGATAGAGCGTGCCGGCGTCCTCGATGCGCTGCCTGCCGATCTTGCCCCAGCGCGGCTGCACGGTCGCATCGTCATCGGCCGTCGCCCATGAATGCACCATGTTGCGCGGGCCGACGGTGTCCTTCAGCGCCGGCGGGTAGTTGCGATGCGATGGGTCTTCCATCGCGTCGAGATGGTAGAGATAGCCGAAGAACTCGTCGAAGCCGTGCACCGTCGGCAGGAACTCGTTCAGGTCGCCGAGATGGTTCTTGCCGAACTGCCCGGTGCTGTAGCCGAGCGGCTTGAGCGCCTGGGCGATGGTGATGGCTTCGGCGGGAATGCCGATGGTGGAGCCGGCCTGGCCGACCGTCGTCAGGCCGGTGCGGATCGGCAGTTCGCCGGTGATGAAGTTGCACCGGCCCGCCGTGCAGCTCGCCTCCGCATAGTAATCGGTGAAGCGAATACCCTCATTGGCGAGCCGATCGAGGTTGGGCGTGCGCCCCGCCATGATGCCCTGATTATAGACGCCGATGTTCGACCAGCCGACATCATCGCCCATGATGACGACGATGTTCGGTGGAGCGCTTGCCGGCGCCTGGGCCGAGGCCATCCCGGTCAACGCCGTCGCGAGCAGGAGCCCGCCGGCCATGCTGCCGAATGCGCGCGTGAATCTGGACCTTGTCGTCATGGTCGAGCCTCCCGGGATCCTATGGATCTGATTGTTTGCGCCGGCAGGAACCGTCTCGCCCTGCCGGGGGAAACGTGAGAATTCGGTCGCCCCGGTACGTTCTCCTGACGCACCGTAGGAGTAT harbors:
- a CDS encoding arylsulfatase; the protein is MASAQAPASAPPNIVVIMGDDVGWSNIGVYNQGIMAGRTPNLDRLANEGIRFTDYYAEASCTAGRCNFITGELPIRTGLTTVGQAGSTIGIPAEAITIAQALKPLGYSTGQFGKNHLGDLNEFLPTVHGFDEFFGYLYHLDAMEDPSHRNYPPALKDTVGPRNMVHSWATADDDATVQPRWGKIGRQRIEDAGTLYPERMKTVDDEILDNTLKFMDKARTDKKPFFVWLNPTRMHVVTHLSDKYEAMRTPENGWSIEEAGMAQLDDIVGSVMKYLKDNGVDDNTIVVFTTDNGAENFTWPDGGQTPFAGGKGTALEGGFRVPAIIRWPGKVPAGKVENGIFSGLDWFPTLVAAAGNPDVTSELLKGKTIGDRTFKVHLDGYNQMDVITGKGPSKRHEIFYFTEGTLSAVRIDDFKYRFTDQPGGWLGATVKVDWPILVNLRLDPYERTGMPSGAVGSLAYYNWFAYEFWRFVFVQQEVAKAAQTFIEFPPMQKGASFNMGAVKEQIEAAIAAQAGK